The following coding sequences are from one Augochlora pura isolate Apur16 chromosome 6, APUR_v2.2.1, whole genome shotgun sequence window:
- the LOC144471749 gene encoding uncharacterized protein LOC144471749 has translation MMQCFSMRLSKIRSHGQLMYRLFSNSNINRCCSKSLPSKQETNDPIKIVKSVKYPDYEIIYSYPYIRYVSGMNVAKRTQTVFCGVCTVTSIGARLLNCISTDLCLSCIVACSLTTILVHLVTLMCNNTIGFVYLRNNDESVILSYTNYWGERVDLKTDIHSILPLSETPLNLCSSIYRILNIKYRKEQLKLIKRGQMVQKENFINIFGAQY, from the exons ATGATGCAATGCTTTTCTATGCGTTTATCGAAAATTCGATCTCATGGACAGTTAATGTATCGTTTATTCAGTAATTCGAACATAAACAGATGTTGCAGTAAAAGCTTACCATCTAAACAAGAAACCAATGATcctataaaaatcgttaagTCTGTGAAATATCCtgattatgaaataatatacagttatCCATACATTAGATATGTTAGTGGTATGAATGTGGCGAAACGTACTCAAACGGTTTTTTGTGGAGTATGTACCGTGACATCTATAGGTGCGCGGTTACTAAATTGTATATCAACAGATCTTTGTTTATCATGCATAGTTGCTT GTAGTTTAACCACAATTTTGGTTCATTTGGTAACTCTAATGTGCAACAATACAATTGGATTTgtatatttaagaaacaacGATGAAAGTGTAATATTATCGTACACTAATTATTGGGGTGAAAGAGTAGATCTGAAAACTGATATACACAGTATTTTACCTCTTTCAGAAACTCCTTTGAATCTTTGTTCTagtatttatagaatattgaacattaaaTACCGtaaagaacaattaaaattaataaaacgtgGACAAATGGttcagaaagaaaattttataaatatatttggtGCGCAATATTGA
- the Mrps7 gene encoding mitochondrial ribosomal protein S7 encodes MALTRALNSMLLQDVKRYTATNIIQNYSQYPSHYLNPIYRKEEQELLCGTEKEKEIAHMPIRAALNSQTSSKFYDERIKKFINYIMRDGKKVVARAIMDKAFEHIKMMQLELYNNSNPKQKESILLDPKEVFYRAVENCTPMLQLQIIRKGGITYQVPVPMNENRARYLSMNWLIETASEKDSKQTFPFMLAKEMIDASNNKGRVIKKKQDLHKQCEANRAYAHFRWMR; translated from the exons ATGGCACTAACAAGAGCACtaaattcaatgttattaCAAGATGTTAAAAG ATACACAGcaacaaatattattcaaaattacagTCAATATCCATCACATTACCTAAATCCAATTTATAGAAAAGAAGAACAGGAGTTATTATGTGGaaccgagaaagagaaagaaatagccCATATGCCTATTAGGGCAGCACTTAATTCTCAGACATCGTCTAAATTTTATGATGAACGTATTAA gaaatttataaattatattatgcgAGATGGCAAGAAAGTAGTAGCTAGAGCAATAATGGATAAAGCATTTgaacatattaaaatgatgCAGTTAGAGCTATACAATAATTCTAACCCTAAACAAAAGGAATCTATTTTGTTGGATCCGAAAGAAGTTTTCTATCGAGCTGTAGAAAATTGTACACCAATGTTGCAACTACAGATAATAAGAAAAGGTGGAATTACTTATCAg GTTCCAGTACCAATGAATGAAAACAGGGCTAGATATTTGTCAATGAATTGGTTAATTGAAACAGCAAGCGAGAAAGATTCTAAACAAACATTTCCTTTTATGCTAGCAAAGGAAATGATAGATGCATCCAATAACAAG GGTCgagttattaaaaagaagCAAGATTTACATAAGCAGTGCGAGGCAAATCGTGCCTATGCGCATTTTAGGTGGATGCGATAA